From the Synechococcus sp. MU1617 genome, the window CCTTCCGTTGCTGGTCGGAATTGGTTCGGCTGCAGTGGTGTCGTGGCTGGCGATCGATTGGTTGCTGAACTTCCTGCAGCGCAACAGCACCTGGCTCTTTGTCGCCTACCGGCTGCTCTTCGGGCTGCTGCTTCTGGTCTGGTGGGGCGTTTACGGCGCACACTGAGTTCAGATGAAGTCGGCTTGTGTGGAATGAGCCATCCGCCGGGGTTGCTGTTGCAGCTCTGGATCCAACTAGCAAAGGTCGTCAACCGCAGCCAGCGGTCGTGGCGTCCGTGGAGTCCGGCTCGATTGGGGAGGAGCTGGGTTTTGAGCCGGGCGATCAGTTGCTCAGCATCAATGGCATTCGCCCACGCGATCTGATCGATTACCGCTACCTCTGCGTGGAGGAGGAGCTTTGCCTTGAGGTGCGTGATGCAAAAGGTGCGCTGCATCAGGTGGAGCTTGAAAAAGATGCCGATGACGGCCTTGGGCTGGCCTTCACCGAGGCTCTTTTTGATGGCTTGCGCCAGTGCAACAACAACTGTCCGTTCTGTTTCATTGATCAGCAGCCCCCTGGGCGGCGCGACAGCCTGTATCTCAAAGACGACGATTACCGGCTGAGTTTTCTTTATGGCTCCTATCTGACGCTCACCAACCTGGGCGAGGCCGACTGGCAGCGGATTGAGGAGCAGCGCTTATCGCCTTTGTTTGTTTCGGTGCATGCAACGGATCCCGAGCTGCGCTCACGACTGCTGGTGAATCCGCGTGCTGCCCAGGTGATGGACCAGCTCGCCTGGTTTGACCAGCGTGATTTGCAGATCCATGCCCAGGTGGTCGTTTGCCCAGGGCTGAACGACGGTCCTGCCCTGGAGAGAACGCTGAATGACCTCGCCGCCTTCGCGGCAGGCCCCTGGCCGGCGGTGCTGTCTGCGGCGGTGGTGCCGGTGGGGCTCACCCGCTTCAGGCCAGCGGACGACGGCTTGGTTCCTGTGGATCCGGACTGCGCCCGCAGGGTGATTGCTCAGGTGGAACCCATGCAGCAGCACTTCCAGGAAGTATTGGGCACCCGTTTTGCTTGGCTCTCCGATGAGTGGTACCTGGTGGCGGGATTGCCTTTGCCTCCCCGGGATAACTACGAGGATCTCCCGCAGCAGGAAAATGGCGTGGGCAGCATCCGTGCCTTCCTTGAAGCGTTGGATGCTGCAACTGAGGATTTGCCCAGCGTCGTCCCTGGGCCCCGTCGTTGCAGCTGGGTGGTCGGACAAATCGTGGCTCAGGCGTTGCAGCCTGTGGCTGAACGGCTGAATGCTGTTGATGGCGTCGAGTTTCATCTGATCGGGTTGCCGAGTCCCTATTGGGGGCAGGAGCAGGTGGTGACCGGACTGTTGACGGGACAGGATCTGCTCACTGGCCTCAAGGGCCAAGAGCTGGGCGATGAGCTGCTGCTCCCGTCGGTGATGCTGCGACAGGGGGAGCCCGTCTTCCTGGATGACATGACCCTGGAAGCCCTCGCCGCGCAGCTTCCGGTCCCCATTCAGATCGTTCATGGGGCGGCTGACGTCGTGGACTCAGTTTTGGGTGTCGTAGGAAAAAGTCCCTAAGCTCCGTCAAAGGTTTTTGATTGCTGTGCGCCGGATCACTGCGGGTATCTGTCTCGTTGCGGGTGTCGTTTCCACCGGTGTTCCCTCTGCGCTCAGCCAGGAGACTGCGCAGTCTGAGTCGGTCTTGGTCGACCAGGCAACGCTCCCGGATGCGATTGATCTGAAGGGTGCTCGTCCCAAGGCAGACCCCTCTGCGATGGCTCCAGCAATGGATGCTTTGCCTGCATCCCTCCAACCGCTGGTTGCTCCCCCAAGCCTGGCTCTCCCCGATGCGCCGTCTCAGGTGCGCATCCATGAGCTGCGCCCGCTCACGCTCGAAGAAGCCGTACAGCTGGCGGAGTTCAACAGCCCGAAGCTCAAAGCTGCGGCCAGTCAGGTGGATCAGGCCAAATCTGCACTGCGTGCAGCCATTGCTTCGTGGTATCCCACCGTCGACCTTTCGGCCAGCGGACTCCCCGAATATTTCAAGTCGTACTCCTACCGAAATCCAGACTTCGTCCCCGATCGGGTCGTGCAGAAACCCACGGGTCAGATCAACCCCGCAACTGGTGAGGAGATAACCCGTCCTGAGACACGAGATGGATACAACGAGCGCTATGGCCGCGAGTGGCGCGCCAACGTCAGCCTTCAGGT encodes:
- a CDS encoding TIGR03279 family radical SAM protein, yielding MWNEPSAGVAVAALDPTSKGRQPQPAVVASVESGSIGEELGFEPGDQLLSINGIRPRDLIDYRYLCVEEELCLEVRDAKGALHQVELEKDADDGLGLAFTEALFDGLRQCNNNCPFCFIDQQPPGRRDSLYLKDDDYRLSFLYGSYLTLTNLGEADWQRIEEQRLSPLFVSVHATDPELRSRLLVNPRAAQVMDQLAWFDQRDLQIHAQVVVCPGLNDGPALERTLNDLAAFAAGPWPAVLSAAVVPVGLTRFRPADDGLVPVDPDCARRVIAQVEPMQQHFQEVLGTRFAWLSDEWYLVAGLPLPPRDNYEDLPQQENGVGSIRAFLEALDAATEDLPSVVPGPRRCSWVVGQIVAQALQPVAERLNAVDGVEFHLIGLPSPYWGQEQVVTGLLTGQDLLTGLKGQELGDELLLPSVMLRQGEPVFLDDMTLEALAAQLPVPIQIVHGAADVVDSVLGVVGKSP